The stretch of DNA ACAAGCAAATCTTAAATATTTGGCTTTTGCCAAGCAAGCTGATGCTGAAGGCTATGCGCAAATTGCCAAACTATTTCGTGCTACTGCAGCTGCAGAAATCATTCACGCGCACGCTGAGCTAAAGACCTTAGGCGGTATCAAATCAACTGCCGAGAACCTTCAAACAGCGATTAAGGGCGAAACCTATGAATTTACGGAAATGTATCCAGGCTTTATGAAAGAAGCCGAGAGTGAGAATCAAACTGCAGCACTTCGGGCTTTCAAATTAGCCAATGAAGCTGAAAAAGTCCACGCCGAACTTTATCAGAAAGCACTGGACAATATCAGCGCTGAAACAACATCTGACTATTATCTCTGTACAGTGTGCGGACATATTGCCGAAGAGTCCGCACCGGATAAATGTCCTATCTGCGGCGGAAAAGCTCAAGTCTATAAAAAGATTGACTAACTGATATAGCCATACAAATTATGCTGAAAACCATCGCTCCCTGCGGTGGTTTTTGCTATTTTATGGGCTAATCAATTTTTGACTTCATTTGTAAATTGATAACCATCAACAACAATCTCAATCTCGCCTGTATTCGGATCAAAAATCAGACCATGAATGGGTACATCCACTGGAATCAACGGGTTAGTACGAATTTTAGCTACAACTTGTTCTACATTATCCACTGGATGATGAAATTTATCCAGCCAATCTTCAAGTTCCTGCTCTACCATTTTGATCGCTTCCGGTGAAATACCTCGTGCTAACATCTTATCAATCAGAGTCTGAGAACTCGTATTGGCTATACCGCAATCATAATGGCCAATAACAATAACCTCATTAACACCCAACTCAAAAATACTAACAATCAGACTTCTAAT from Sporomusaceae bacterium FL31 encodes:
- the rbr_2 gene encoding rubrerythrin, which gives rise to MSTEKNLAAAFAGESQANLKYLAFAKQADAEGYAQIAKLFRATAAAEIIHAHAELKTLGGIKSTAENLQTAIKGETYEFTEMYPGFMKEAESENQTAALRAFKLANEAEKVHAELYQKALDNISAETTSDYYLCTVCGHIAEESAPDKCPICGGKAQVYKKID
- the can gene encoding carbonic anhydrase, which codes for MNILEQILQANRSFIENLPEESLHVCPQCNSKFPNRHLAIFTCMDTRLVEFLEPAMGIGRGEAKIIKNAGNSVTGPFEATIRSLIVSIFELGVNEVIVIGHYDCGIANTSSQTLIDKMLARGISPEAIKMVEQELEDWLDKFHHPVDNVEQVVAKIRTNPLIPVDVPIHGLIFDPNTGEIEIVVDGYQFTNEVKN